Proteins found in one Sorghum bicolor cultivar BTx623 chromosome 1, Sorghum_bicolor_NCBIv3, whole genome shotgun sequence genomic segment:
- the LOC110431685 gene encoding heavy metal-associated isoprenylated plant protein 6-like — MASGAAAAPGVQTVVLKVAIHCHGCKKKVRKVLRSVEGVQNVTVDASQHKVTVVGTVDADTLIQRLYKSGKKGEPWQCHPPAKKTEPAPPEAPPAPKPDGDGGKDAAPPAAAAAVAADKKPEEAVKEPPAPKPAGDGGKDAAAAPAAADNKPEAAAKEPQDKSSEEKKKNPEQEGGAAEKKPEAESKKEEKVEAKKDGGDSKGAETKAKAAAEPSKEAETKAKAAAEPAKEADTKAKAAAEPAKKAAAAAPAAAANDKDEAKKSDKPKDGAGKQAEPAAGTTTERSLPSPPAPAPKHAYEQEYRQPYYSPQPVVSYHASHPSSSVSYTYFAPQAQPAYSMQQAHPQQAYYSTHQPQPSYSYSVQPQPQPEKQWSPSYLYMPYPHSAAPEPYYQQQDHYSPPGMHASPMHDSYRIFDDENPNSCSVM, encoded by the exons ATGGCGTCAGGAGCTGCGGCGGCCCCTGGCGTTCAG ACCGTGGTGCTGAAGGTTGCCATCCACTGCCATGGCTGCAAGAAGAAGGTCCGGAAGGTGCTCAGGAGCGTCGAAG GCGTGCAGAACGTGACGGTGGACGCCTCGCAGCACAAGGTGACCGTGGTTGGCACCGTGGACGCCGACACGCTGATTCAGAGGCTGTACAAGTCCGGCAAGAAGGGAGAGCCCTGGCAGTGCCACCCGCCCGCCAAGAAGACCGAGCCCGCGCCGCCGGAGGCCCCGCCGGCTCCGAAGCCTGACGGTGACGGCGGCAAGgacgctgctcctcctgctgctgctgctgcggtcgCGGCGGACAAGAAGCCGGAGGAGGCGGTGAAGGAGCCGCCGGCTCCGAAGCCTGCCGGTGACGGCGGCAAGGATGCTGCTGCAGCTCCGGCCGCGGCGGACAACAAGCCGGAGGCTGCCGCGAAGGAGCCGCAGGACAAGAGCtccgaggagaagaagaagaatccgGAGCAGGAGGGTGGAGCCGCAGAGAAGAAGCCCGAAGCAGAGTCAAAGAAGGAGGAGAAAGTGGAGGCGAAGAAGGACGGCGGTGACAGCAAGGGAGCTGAGACGAAGGCCAAGGCCGCAGCAGAGCCGTCAAAGGAAGCTGAGACGAAGGCCAAGGCCGCAGCAGAGCCGGCCAAGGAAGCTGACACGAAGGCCAAGGCCGCAGCAGAGCCGGCAAagaaagccgccgccgccgcccccgccgccgctgccaatGACAAGGACGAGGCAAAGAAGAGCGACAAGCCCAAGGACGGCGCCGGTAAGCAGGCGGAGCCAGCCGCCGGGACGACGACGGAGAGGTCCCTGCcttcgccgccggcgccggcgccgaagCACGCGTACGAGCAGGAGTACCGGCAGCCGTACTACTCCCCGCAGCCGGTGGTGAGCTACCACGCGTCGCACCCGAGCTCGAGCGTCTCGTACACGTACTTCGCGCCGCAGGCACAGCCGGCGTACTCCATGCAGCAGGCACACCCGCAGCAAGCGTACTACTCCACGCACCAGCCGCAGCCGTCGTACTCGTACTCCgtgcagccgcagccgcagccggaGAAGCAGTGGTCGCCGTCGTACCTGTACATGCCGTACCCGCACTCGGCGGCGCCGGAGCCTTACTACCAGCAGCAGGACCACTACAGCCCGCCCGGGATGCACGCGTCGCCGATGCACGACTCGTACCGCATCTTCGACGACGAGAACCCCAACTCCTGCAGCGTCATGTGA